A DNA window from Thermococcus sp. 4557 contains the following coding sequences:
- a CDS encoding class I SAM-dependent methyltransferase, translated as MGFREKYARLGERYNDLEKPLDRFFCPLREKAAEFVRGKVLEVGVGVGKMLPYYPPSVELHAVDAVPEMVEIARRRADELGLNVRFYVMDAEDLEFPDGSFDTVVSAFVFCTVPNPERAMEEIHRVLKPGGMLVLLEHTRSDCRLLNWLFLKPLDVLLGLLLDDNTLRETHLLARKYFEIEHEESHYRGIVRLIVGRKV; from the coding sequence ATGGGCTTCAGGGAGAAGTACGCGAGGCTTGGAGAGCGCTACAACGACCTGGAAAAGCCGCTGGACAGGTTTTTCTGTCCGCTCAGGGAAAAGGCCGCAGAGTTCGTCCGGGGAAAAGTCCTCGAGGTCGGTGTGGGCGTCGGGAAGATGCTCCCCTACTACCCGCCCAGCGTTGAGCTGCACGCCGTTGATGCGGTCCCAGAGATGGTCGAGATAGCCAGAAGGAGGGCCGATGAACTGGGTCTAAACGTCCGCTTTTACGTCATGGACGCAGAGGACCTGGAGTTTCCGGACGGGAGCTTCGACACCGTGGTCTCGGCCTTCGTCTTCTGCACCGTTCCCAACCCGGAGAGGGCGATGGAGGAAATTCACCGCGTCCTCAAGCCCGGTGGAATGCTGGTCCTTCTGGAGCACACGAGGAGCGACTGCCGGCTTTTGAACTGGCTTTTCCTGAAGCCCCTCGACGTTCTCCTCGGCCTTTTGCTGGATGACAACACGCTGAGGGAGACGCACCTTTTGGCCAGAAAGTACTTCGAAATCGAGCACGAGGAGAGCCACTACCGTGGAATAGTGCGGTTGATTGTGGGCAGGAAGGTGTAA